CATCAACTCTCGTATATTTCCCTCAGCAAGAATTTCTCCGTCCATGAGAATCAAAGTCCGGGCGTTGAAGCGCAACGCCTGCGCCACATCGTGCGTGACCCACAAGATGGCGGTTTTCAAGTCGCGGTTGATGGATTGAATCAACCGCTCGATGGTCAACACCGCTGTCGGGTCCAGAGCGGAAGTCGGCTCGTCCAGCATCAGCACCTGAGGATGATTGGCGAGAGACTGAGCCAGTGCCACCCGTTGCTGTTCGCCAACAGAAAGGGTCTCAACTGGGCGATCCAGAAAATCCAGAGCAAGGCCTACTTTTTGAGCCAGGGATTCACCTTCTGCGTCTTTAAATGCCCGTTTGTGCAATCGGGAACTCACAGAAATATTTTCCCGGACCGTCCCCGGCAAAAGCGCAGGTGTCTGAAAGACCATGCCGATCCGGCGGCGAAGTTCCACCGTGTCTATGGACCGGGTATCGCACCCTTCCAGAAACACGGATCCTTCGGTGATTGACTCCAAACGATTGAGACATCTTAAAAGAGAAGACTTTCCCGACCCCGAAGGCCCCAGTATCAAAAGGAAATCTCCGCGAGATAGTGCGAAGGAAATCGTTTTTAAAATTTCCTTATCCTTAGTAAGGGATAAATTAGATATTTTTAAGAGGCCGTTCATAAATTTTCCCCGAAGAGGTACGGGACCACTTTATCAAACCGAGAGAAAATATTTCAAAAAATATAA
The DNA window shown above is from Nitrospinota bacterium and carries:
- a CDS encoding phosphate ABC transporter ATP-binding protein, which gives rise to MNGLLKISNLSLTKDKEILKTISFALSRGDFLLILGPSGSGKSSLLRCLNRLESITEGSVFLEGCDTRSIDTVELRRRIGMVFQTPALLPGTVRENISVSSRLHKRAFKDAEGESLAQKVGLALDFLDRPVETLSVGEQQRVALAQSLANHPQVLMLDEPTSALDPTAVLTIERLIQSINRDLKTAILWVTHDVAQALRFNARTLILMDGEILAEGNIRELMASSADETLHRFFQGTLHADPTHQRQGDGDGK